One region of Chryseobacterium muglaense genomic DNA includes:
- a CDS encoding helix-turn-helix domain-containing protein produces the protein MTKSKTLSLLFLMYHIICISQVKSSSSYQEIRKFYENKALNDESALPDINVFIKKAKDNKDDRALALGYRDAVAYSSNIHAKLKFADSTIQTALKTENNDLISDAYVGKGILYSFNLKKYQPALDDFLKAYRYSLMSKDEYLQHKVNYHLGNVKSYLGYYEEAIGHFNHSINYFESGSKDSADPNTAYNLKKGYFNILHQMTVCYQNLNDFKKSDSLIELGINLTRHQNDFQLEYSYFLKCKGILYFHRNKPNDAIYYLNKALPPILKKRDLTWASVIYFYLGNVFITHGEEEKGIGYFTKVDSIFNEHQFIFPEVRKNYRFLIDHYKKRNNTEKELHYTKQLLKADNIIVKDFKYLSKKMFVEYDGRKLENEKEKLKNSKLIIVIIALVIISFIIVVLIYRHYQEKVLKKKYIQLQERLNIFKTELQSEKKPYEENVLVKKQVVSDEKADELAKKLAVFEEKNQFLQKNLTCKKLAEQFKTNTHYLSTYINEVKGMNFNKYLSELRIRYITNLLNSDRKYLNYKIEGLATECGIASRQNFSDLFFEINGIRPADFIKMRVKELNNK, from the coding sequence ATGACCAAATCCAAAACACTATCATTGCTGTTTTTGATGTATCACATCATCTGTATTTCGCAGGTGAAAAGTTCTTCATCTTATCAGGAAATCCGCAAGTTCTACGAAAATAAAGCACTCAATGATGAATCTGCATTACCTGATATCAATGTTTTTATTAAAAAGGCTAAAGACAACAAAGATGATAGAGCTCTGGCATTAGGATATCGTGATGCGGTCGCTTATTCATCTAATATTCATGCTAAACTTAAATTTGCTGACAGTACGATTCAGACCGCTTTAAAAACTGAGAATAATGATTTGATCAGTGATGCTTATGTAGGTAAAGGAATTCTCTACTCTTTTAATCTAAAAAAATATCAACCTGCTTTAGATGATTTTTTAAAAGCTTACAGATACTCTTTAATGAGTAAAGATGAGTACCTACAACATAAAGTAAATTATCATTTAGGAAATGTAAAAAGTTATCTGGGCTACTATGAAGAAGCAATTGGGCATTTTAATCATTCTATCAATTATTTTGAATCAGGTTCAAAAGATTCTGCAGATCCCAATACGGCCTACAATTTAAAAAAAGGATATTTTAATATTCTCCATCAGATGACTGTTTGCTATCAGAATCTAAATGACTTTAAAAAATCAGACAGCCTTATAGAATTGGGAATTAATTTAACGAGACATCAAAACGATTTTCAATTGGAGTATTCTTATTTTCTCAAATGCAAAGGCATATTGTATTTTCATAGAAATAAGCCCAATGATGCCATTTATTATTTGAATAAAGCATTACCACCAATACTCAAAAAGAGAGATCTTACATGGGCAAGTGTCATTTATTTTTACTTAGGAAATGTTTTTATTACGCATGGTGAGGAGGAGAAAGGAATCGGTTATTTTACCAAGGTAGATTCTATTTTTAATGAACACCAATTTATTTTTCCGGAAGTGAGAAAGAATTATCGATTTTTAATTGACCATTATAAAAAAAGAAATAACACGGAGAAAGAGCTACACTACACAAAACAGCTTTTAAAAGCTGATAATATCATTGTTAAGGATTTTAAATACCTGTCAAAAAAAATGTTTGTGGAATATGACGGTAGAAAACTTGAGAATGAAAAAGAAAAATTGAAAAATTCTAAATTGATTATTGTAATTATAGCTCTGGTCATTATAAGTTTCATCATTGTTGTTCTTATTTACCGTCATTATCAAGAAAAAGTTTTAAAGAAAAAATATATTCAGCTACAGGAGAGGTTAAACATTTTTAAAACTGAACTTCAATCTGAAAAAAAACCTTATGAAGAAAATGTATTGGTAAAGAAACAAGTTGTGAGTGATGAGAAGGCTGATGAATTAGCAAAGAAACTTGCCGTATTTGAAGAAAAAAATCAGTTTCTACAAAAAAATCTTACCTGTAAAAAACTCGCTGAACAATTTAAAACCAATACCCACTATTTATCAACCTATATCAATGAAGTAAAAGGGATGAATTTTAATAAATATTTGTCTGAGCTTAGGATCAGGTATATTACAAATCTACTGAACTCCGACAGAAAGTATCTGAATTACAAAATAGAAGGTTTGGCAACAGAATGCGGAATCGCTTCCCGTCAGAACTTCTCTGATCTGTTTTTTGAGATAAACGGAATAAGGCCTGCAGATTTCATTAAAATGAGAGTTAAAGAACTGAATAATAAGTAA
- a CDS encoding MauE/DoxX family redox-associated membrane protein: protein MKKLIPYIPKVVSYFFILLFCYAAISKALDFENFQVQIGQSPLLSAYADYVSYAVIIIELLIVCILVFPNTQLIGLYSSTALMSAFTVYIFLILNYSDFVPCSCGGILEKMGWTEHLIFNIACVGFGIWAIYQLEKRNSKPMVKTLIILSVSNILSCLLIIFLFFSSEYIIKKDNNFTRRFLIHPVIEDKVLDLKVNSYYFAGIDNNTIYLGSLTAPLFLSEVNQDLSRINKRKINLSNKDHAFRNLQVQTLKNWIFVYDGTVPVIYRGDLKTLNAKMISHNDAYFTQFLAIDSSSFALRTQTTDDQKYSLALLNLDYPFPLTLKRDILQKQIDGVFDSDGYFVKDNNTGKLIYAYSYRNQLMVMNETMRLENRLKTIDTVSQAQIKVTALSDGRRKMSAPPLKINKGLATNRNIVFVHSTSMAKNESAKSWNDVSVVDMYFSDRQEYAGSFYIKNRKGEKLSKMIATDQFLFVIIGSELIRYRFTKPIKNLYRSGEAENLNKE from the coding sequence ATGAAAAAACTAATACCATACATTCCGAAAGTTGTAAGTTACTTTTTTATTCTGCTCTTTTGCTACGCTGCCATCAGCAAAGCACTGGATTTTGAAAACTTTCAGGTTCAGATCGGTCAATCTCCGCTGCTAAGTGCTTATGCAGACTACGTTTCTTATGCTGTTATTATTATCGAACTCCTCATCGTTTGTATTCTCGTTTTTCCTAATACTCAATTAATTGGATTGTATAGCTCAACTGCATTGATGTCAGCATTTACAGTGTATATATTTTTAATCCTGAACTATAGCGATTTTGTTCCTTGCTCCTGTGGTGGAATTTTGGAAAAAATGGGATGGACAGAACACTTGATTTTTAACATTGCTTGTGTTGGGTTTGGAATTTGGGCAATCTATCAACTTGAAAAGAGAAATTCAAAGCCTATGGTAAAGACATTGATTATTCTTTCCGTAAGTAATATTTTGAGTTGTTTACTCATTATCTTCCTGTTTTTTTCGTCTGAGTATATTATAAAAAAAGATAATAATTTTACCAGAAGATTTCTTATTCATCCAGTGATAGAAGATAAAGTATTGGATCTAAAAGTAAATTCATACTACTTTGCCGGAATTGATAACAACACAATTTATCTGGGAAGTCTCACTGCTCCATTATTTCTGTCAGAAGTTAATCAAGATCTTTCTCGAATAAATAAAAGAAAAATAAATCTTTCTAACAAAGACCATGCTTTCCGAAACCTTCAGGTGCAGACGCTCAAAAACTGGATTTTTGTCTACGACGGGACAGTTCCGGTAATTTACAGAGGAGATTTGAAAACGCTTAACGCAAAGATGATCAGTCATAATGATGCATACTTTACTCAATTTTTAGCAATAGACTCCTCTAGTTTTGCACTCCGTACCCAAACCACGGATGATCAAAAATATTCATTAGCCCTTCTTAATCTTGACTATCCTTTTCCACTTACTCTTAAAAGAGATATTCTTCAGAAACAGATTGATGGAGTCTTTGATTCAGATGGCTATTTTGTTAAAGATAATAACACCGGAAAGCTCATTTACGCCTACAGCTATCGCAATCAATTGATGGTTATGAATGAAACAATGAGATTGGAAAATAGGTTGAAGACGATCGACACAGTATCTCAGGCACAGATCAAAGTTACGGCGTTAAGCGACGGAAGAAGAAAAATGAGTGCACCCCCTCTAAAAATTAACAAAGGACTAGCGACCAATAGAAACATTGTTTTTGTGCATTCAACTTCTATGGCAAAGAATGAATCAGCAAAATCATGGAATGACGTTTCAGTCGTGGACATGTATTTTTCCGATAGACAGGAATATGCAGGAAGCTTTTACATTAAGAATCGAAAAGGAGAAAAATTATCCAAAATGATTGCCACTGATCAATTTTTATTTGTAATCATAGGCAGTGAACTTATACGGTATCGTTTTACAAAACCTATCAAAAATTTATACCGGTCAGGAGAAGCCGAAAACCTGAACAAAGAGTAG
- a CDS encoding DUF3945 domain-containing protein, whose translation MSDSIEGRINDKEKVEKSKESLQDKLSDTILALDKKTKKVELVNGIDTHGNLIKTNSQKKNFSQFIRIDRGGDFFSNFFSNFISQLRDPTEFSFFKISELGAMQTAKELQEYVNKASPKELKTLEGYEIIIQNSLTHKNKKKMATKSTETESQTQQESSQYRYQPEQIDWQIMAKFGLDQEKLTKMNVLDRLLRGFKSHKLIPITINLGNAVSRMDVRLSLQTNDSGQVLINLHGIRKEPDFKMKFLGHEFSEQDKENLRNTGNMGRVVDLVNPKTNDIIPSIISKDRLTNELVALNTNYMKIPDEIKGVKLNDEQKQILSEGKPLYIEGMTSSKGDFFNASVQFNAEKRYVEFLIDPNRKLDQVQNRQQTVNEEPQKNFRGKELTDQQFEKLKEGKSVYLSGLIDQKGNTYNGYITFSKENGATEFSFQNPAKVIDQAKPDEAHKTQVAVNSEGKTNEATKNVKESLQSAQTNPANKKQAEEQQKTKQPTRSRRRKL comes from the coding sequence ATGAGCGATTCAATAGAAGGAAGAATAAATGATAAGGAAAAGGTTGAGAAGTCAAAAGAATCCTTGCAGGACAAATTATCTGATACAATACTTGCATTAGATAAGAAGACAAAAAAAGTAGAGCTCGTCAATGGAATAGATACCCATGGAAATCTTATAAAGACAAATTCTCAAAAGAAAAATTTCAGCCAATTTATTCGCATTGACAGAGGTGGAGACTTCTTCTCCAACTTCTTTTCCAATTTCATCAGTCAACTCAGAGATCCAACTGAATTTTCATTTTTTAAAATTTCAGAACTCGGCGCTATGCAAACTGCAAAAGAGCTGCAGGAGTATGTCAATAAGGCATCACCGAAAGAATTAAAAACCTTAGAAGGTTATGAAATCATAATTCAAAATAGTTTAACCCATAAAAATAAAAAGAAAATGGCAACAAAATCAACAGAAACAGAAAGCCAAACTCAACAGGAAAGCTCACAATATCGCTACCAACCGGAACAAATCGATTGGCAGATCATGGCAAAGTTCGGACTAGATCAGGAAAAGCTAACAAAGATGAACGTTTTGGATCGTCTGCTTAGAGGTTTTAAATCACACAAGTTAATACCCATTACTATTAATTTAGGAAATGCAGTCAGTAGGATGGATGTTCGTCTTTCGTTACAAACCAACGACAGCGGACAAGTCCTCATTAATCTACATGGGATCCGTAAAGAACCGGATTTTAAAATGAAGTTTTTAGGTCATGAATTTTCTGAGCAGGATAAAGAAAATCTTAGAAATACCGGTAACATGGGAAGGGTAGTTGATCTTGTGAATCCCAAGACCAATGATATTATTCCTTCGATTATCAGTAAAGATCGTTTAACCAATGAATTGGTTGCTTTAAATACTAATTATATGAAGATTCCAGACGAAATAAAAGGGGTAAAACTTAATGATGAGCAAAAGCAAATTCTCAGTGAAGGAAAACCTCTTTATATTGAAGGAATGACCTCGAGCAAAGGTGATTTTTTTAATGCTTCAGTACAGTTCAACGCTGAAAAAAGGTATGTAGAATTTCTGATAGATCCTAATAGAAAATTGGATCAGGTTCAAAACAGGCAACAAACTGTAAACGAAGAACCACAAAAAAATTTCAGAGGAAAAGAGTTAACTGATCAGCAGTTCGAAAAACTGAAAGAAGGAAAATCAGTGTATTTGAGTGGATTGATTGATCAGAAAGGAAATACATACAATGGTTATATTACATTCAGTAAAGAAAATGGAGCTACAGAATTTTCTTTCCAAAATCCTGCTAAAGTAATTGATCAGGCTAAACCTGACGAAGCCCACAAAACTCAAGTTGCAGTAAATTCAGAAGGAAAAACCAATGAAGCAACGAAAAATGTAAAGGAGTCTTTGCAGTCAGCTCAAACCAATCCTGCTAATAAAAAGCAGGCAGAGGAACAGCAAAAAACTAAACAGCCAACCAGATCTCGAAGAAGAAAATTATAA
- a CDS encoding RteC domain-containing protein — MVNKLFRTVTKMYDHLERDLKLIADAHDDPIKIAEESLSTIDQSIRELKKEITPIIFEGIAEEVYFFKNLKPLFISKYIYFMKVLSIVSSIPHSNEKARKKYYENELDKLKKYHSENADFYNYYRRNATYMDHKYFVRNSFDLKMKLSLNLYNFDECFTTSHCHQVAHILANDLLEVFLKEESEKEYHTWTKKEDHATHLKWSASKVALIELAYALHQSNCFNGGNIEFSEIMRSLEKTFDIDLGNYYKTVTEIKDRKNGRTKFLNMLSANLNQYFKNADEQF, encoded by the coding sequence ATGGTAAACAAACTTTTCAGAACGGTTACAAAGATGTATGATCATCTTGAGCGAGATTTAAAATTAATAGCTGATGCGCATGATGACCCTATTAAAATTGCGGAAGAATCTCTTTCAACAATTGATCAGTCGATTAGAGAATTGAAGAAAGAGATTACTCCTATAATTTTTGAAGGAATCGCCGAAGAAGTATATTTCTTTAAAAATCTTAAACCGCTCTTTATTTCAAAATACATCTACTTTATGAAAGTGCTGAGTATTGTTTCGTCAATTCCTCATTCGAACGAAAAAGCACGTAAAAAATATTATGAGAACGAATTGGATAAACTCAAAAAATACCATAGCGAAAATGCTGATTTTTACAATTACTACCGTAGAAATGCAACGTATATGGATCACAAATATTTTGTAAGGAATTCATTTGACCTCAAAATGAAACTTTCTCTTAATCTTTACAATTTTGATGAATGCTTTACTACCTCACACTGTCATCAGGTTGCTCACATATTAGCAAACGATTTACTGGAAGTCTTTTTAAAAGAGGAATCTGAAAAGGAGTATCATACGTGGACTAAAAAAGAAGACCACGCAACACATCTCAAATGGTCAGCTTCAAAGGTTGCATTGATTGAACTTGCCTATGCTTTGCATCAGAGCAATTGTTTTAATGGTGGAAATATTGAGTTCAGTGAAATTATGCGCTCTCTTGAAAAAACTTTTGATATCGATTTAGGGAATTATTACAAAACGGTAACCGAAATTAAAGACAGGAAAAATGGCAGAACCAAGTTTCTAAACATGCTTTCTGCTAATCTCAATCAATATTTTAAAAATGCTGATGAGCAATTTTAA
- a CDS encoding DUF6520 family protein has translation MKKLMIPVVLILMGTGAAFATKADNDSKKAVQAGYRIDIESGECINANQQCETVGLEPCEWTGDSNVHLVQGFSVNPTMCGEELFKP, from the coding sequence ATGAAAAAACTTATGATTCCTGTAGTCCTGATATTGATGGGCACAGGCGCAGCTTTTGCAACGAAAGCTGACAATGATTCTAAGAAAGCTGTACAGGCTGGATATAGAATTGACATTGAGAGCGGTGAGTGTATCAACGCTAATCAACAGTGTGAAACTGTAGGATTAGAACCATGTGAATGGACTGGAGACAGCAATGTTCATTTGGTTCAGGGGTTTTCAGTCAATCCAACCATGTGTGGTGAAGAACTGTTTAAGCCGTAA
- a CDS encoding LytR/AlgR family response regulator transcription factor, protein MTNKQDFTFIKTDKKLIKLNFDDILFIKGLGNYVEIFVRNNKKYIYYKTLKDLIDKLPEEFMRVHNSNIVNLKNVEYLEDNHLIIGKHKITVAKSYKDCLSSCIDKLLL, encoded by the coding sequence ATGACAAACAAACAAGATTTCACTTTTATAAAAACTGACAAAAAATTAATCAAATTAAATTTTGACGATATTTTATTTATAAAAGGATTGGGAAATTATGTTGAAATATTTGTCAGAAATAACAAAAAGTATATCTACTACAAAACTCTAAAAGACCTTATTGACAAATTGCCTGAAGAATTTATGAGAGTTCATAATTCAAATATTGTGAATTTGAAAAATGTGGAATATTTAGAAGATAATCATTTAATAATTGGTAAACATAAAATTACAGTAGCAAAAAGTTATAAGGATTGTTTATCAAGTTGTATAGACAAATTGCTACTCTAA
- a CDS encoding RNA polymerase sigma factor, which translates to MKFEEKYNAEEDVVLISKALSGHKNSLEALIKKHQGYVYNIALNMASDPDLAADVTQEVLIKMLTSLSSFKNQSNFRTWLYRIAKNTFLNMRRGSYELEQFSFQDFADGLEKTADVNLADMSYSTDNDLLVEEAKLSCMKGMLLCFDRDQRFIYIIGELFSFPDSIGSEIMEISKENFRVKLHRARTQLYSFMDSKCGLINKNNPCRCARKTAGFIENGYVDPKGLHFQRNRIDTIEKVVKEKLDNFENELTNEYIQLFRDHPFLESPESLDSIKKLLSSAEIKKTFNLYE; encoded by the coding sequence ATGAAATTCGAAGAGAAATACAACGCAGAAGAAGATGTGGTTTTAATTTCCAAAGCACTGTCGGGACATAAGAATTCTTTGGAAGCATTAATAAAGAAGCATCAAGGGTATGTTTACAATATTGCTTTAAATATGGCAAGTGATCCAGATTTGGCTGCTGATGTTACTCAGGAAGTCCTTATTAAAATGCTTACATCATTATCAAGCTTCAAAAATCAGAGTAATTTTAGAACCTGGTTATATCGGATCGCAAAAAATACTTTTCTCAATATGAGGAGAGGGAGCTATGAATTAGAACAATTTTCATTTCAAGATTTTGCAGATGGTCTGGAGAAAACTGCTGATGTAAATCTTGCCGATATGTCCTATTCTACAGATAATGATCTCCTTGTTGAGGAAGCTAAATTAAGTTGTATGAAAGGGATGTTGCTGTGTTTTGATCGGGATCAAAGATTCATTTACATTATTGGTGAGCTTTTTTCCTTTCCAGACTCCATCGGAAGTGAAATTATGGAAATTTCTAAAGAAAATTTCCGTGTTAAACTTCATCGTGCACGAACGCAACTGTATTCTTTTATGGATAGTAAATGCGGACTCATTAATAAAAATAACCCTTGCAGATGCGCAAGGAAGACAGCCGGTTTCATCGAAAATGGATATGTCGACCCGAAAGGGCTTCATTTTCAGAGAAACAGAATTGATACAATTGAAAAAGTTGTTAAAGAAAAATTAGACAATTTTGAGAATGAATTAACGAATGAATATATCCAGCTGTTTAGAGATCATCCTTTTTTAGAAAGTCCGGAAAGTTTAGATTCAATAAAAAAATTACTGTCATCTGCTGAGATTAAAAAAACATTTAATTTGTATGAATAG
- a CDS encoding helix-turn-helix domain-containing protein translates to MQTISILTKEDLLDFKKELFKEILELLNGNKINQEEWLKSSEVQKLLKISAGTLQNYRINGTLSFKKVGGTLYYRYQDIAKLLG, encoded by the coding sequence ATGCAAACAATTTCAATTTTAACAAAAGAAGACCTGCTCGATTTTAAAAAAGAGCTTTTTAAAGAGATTCTCGAACTGCTCAATGGTAACAAGATAAACCAAGAAGAGTGGCTCAAATCTTCTGAAGTACAAAAACTGTTGAAAATATCTGCAGGAACTCTTCAGAATTACAGAATAAATGGAACCTTGTCGTTTAAAAAGGTTGGCGGTACACTTTATTACAGGTATCAGGATATTGCGAAACTTCTTGGCTGA
- a CDS encoding type IA DNA topoisomerase produces the protein MKAVIAEKPSVAREIALLLGATDKRDGFITGNGYCVTWALGHLISLAMPEDYGISGYQRASLPIFPDPFKLTVKKFKEGKAYVSDSRALKQLKIIEKVVNDCESIIVATDAGREGELIFRYIYEYLNCKKPFERLWISSLTEKAIKTGFENLKKGSDFDGLYHSAVGRSRADWLLGINASQALSIAAENGSYSLGRVQTPTLALLCERYIEHKGFTAQKYWQIQLTHQKGILNFKSTSQLKFDDQKKANEFLKVLERGDGIAKVDTVEVKNVTEQTPLLFDLTGLQKEANKKLNLSASETLDIAQSLYEKKFITYPRTGSKYIPEDMWQEIPNLIRVLKDRDSFKKAVSHVKWSQFNKKIVNDLGVTDHHGLLITEKIPSSLSAKENAIYDMIAYRLLEAISEACTKEVTQISLEVLHYVFISKGSRITNPGWRIMKGDFSDDENNELQELPHVLKGDDIKIKESTILERKTQPPSLFTEAGLLSAMENAGSKIEQEDQRKILRNIGIGTPATRAAIIEVLFKRDYIQKDKKSLVPTEKGLQVYGLIKDKKIADVTMTAEWELELLKIENNEIDLSNFQKKIEGYTSAITNELLLIKIVREDLPDLICPKCKKEKLRILDKIVKCKDDTCNWLQFRMVCGKLLTVNDIQLLVEKGKTSLIKGMKSKAGKSFDAYMILNDFGETVFEFDRNTATKKK, from the coding sequence ATGAAAGCAGTAATAGCAGAAAAGCCGAGTGTAGCAAGAGAAATTGCATTGCTCTTAGGTGCTACAGATAAAAGAGATGGTTTCATTACAGGAAACGGATATTGTGTAACATGGGCATTGGGACATTTAATAAGTTTAGCCATGCCTGAAGATTATGGAATTTCTGGATATCAAAGGGCTTCGTTACCTATATTTCCAGATCCTTTTAAATTGACAGTTAAGAAATTTAAAGAAGGAAAAGCTTATGTAAGTGACTCACGAGCATTGAAACAATTAAAAATTATTGAAAAAGTAGTAAATGATTGTGAAAGTATAATTGTAGCAACTGACGCAGGACGGGAAGGAGAATTGATATTCAGATATATTTATGAATATTTGAACTGTAAAAAACCTTTTGAAAGATTATGGATCAGCTCTTTAACAGAAAAGGCTATTAAAACTGGTTTTGAAAATCTCAAAAAAGGGAGTGATTTTGATGGCTTATACCATTCTGCTGTCGGAAGAAGTCGTGCGGATTGGCTTTTGGGCATAAATGCCTCTCAAGCCCTATCTATCGCTGCTGAGAATGGTTCTTATTCTCTTGGGAGAGTTCAAACACCCACATTGGCATTATTATGTGAAAGATATATTGAACATAAGGGTTTTACCGCTCAAAAATATTGGCAGATTCAGTTAACTCATCAAAAGGGAATCCTAAATTTTAAAAGTACTTCCCAATTGAAATTTGATGATCAAAAAAAAGCAAATGAGTTTCTTAAGGTCCTCGAAAGGGGAGATGGCATTGCAAAAGTTGATACGGTTGAAGTAAAAAATGTAACAGAGCAAACTCCTCTTTTATTTGATTTAACTGGCTTACAGAAAGAAGCGAATAAAAAACTAAATCTTTCAGCGTCTGAAACCCTTGATATTGCCCAAAGTCTCTATGAAAAAAAGTTTATCACTTATCCAAGAACAGGGAGTAAATATATTCCTGAGGATATGTGGCAGGAAATACCCAACCTCATTAGGGTTTTAAAAGACAGAGATTCTTTTAAAAAGGCTGTTAGCCATGTTAAATGGAGTCAGTTCAATAAAAAAATTGTTAATGATCTGGGGGTTACAGACCATCACGGCTTACTTATTACAGAGAAAATACCTTCATCACTATCTGCAAAAGAAAATGCGATTTATGATATGATTGCTTATCGATTGCTCGAAGCAATATCTGAAGCCTGCACCAAAGAAGTGACTCAAATCTCTTTAGAAGTTCTCCATTACGTTTTTATTTCGAAAGGAAGTAGGATCACAAATCCGGGATGGAGAATAATGAAAGGTGATTTTTCTGATGATGAAAATAATGAACTTCAGGAGTTACCGCATGTTTTGAAAGGTGATGACATCAAAATCAAAGAGTCAACTATTTTAGAAAGGAAAACACAACCACCATCATTGTTTACTGAAGCGGGTTTGTTGTCGGCAATGGAAAATGCAGGAAGTAAAATTGAGCAAGAAGACCAAAGAAAAATATTAAGAAATATAGGTATTGGAACTCCTGCCACCAGAGCTGCCATTATTGAAGTCCTTTTTAAGCGAGATTATATTCAAAAAGATAAAAAGTCGTTAGTTCCGACTGAGAAAGGCTTGCAAGTTTATGGACTAATTAAAGATAAAAAGATTGCTGATGTAACAATGACCGCAGAATGGGAACTGGAACTTCTAAAGATTGAAAATAATGAGATTGATTTATCAAATTTTCAGAAAAAGATTGAAGGTTATACTTCAGCTATAACGAATGAATTACTTCTGATAAAAATTGTCAGAGAAGATCTACCGGATTTGATCTGTCCTAAATGTAAGAAAGAAAAGCTTCGCATTCTCGATAAGATTGTTAAGTGTAAAGATGATACCTGTAATTGGTTGCAATTTAGAATGGTTTGCGGAAAGTTATTGACAGTCAATGATATTCAATTATTAGTAGAAAAAGGAAAGACCTCACTAATTAAAGGGATGAAAAGTAAAGCTGGGAAGAGTTTCGATGCTTACATGATTCTAAATGATTTTGGAGAAACTGTTTTTGAGTTTGATAGGAATACAGCAACTAAGAAAAAGTAG